From Paraburkholderia sprentiae WSM5005:
GCGCGTTGCAGCTGCTTGGCGTGCCGCCGGATGCAGCGGGGGTTTGAAGCATAGTGCCCGTCGCAAGCGCTCAGCGCTGCTCGTCGCCCGCATCCTCGACCTGTGCCTCGACGCGATTGCGGCCGCGAAGTCCTGCGCGCCGATCAAACGCATCTCGACGTTCTGAAAGCGGCGTTGGGGCGAGATTCGTCACGGTATCAGCAGGGCGGCCCTGAAGGCGTAGCGGGTCGACGCCCCAACCCTCCTGATAACGGCCGGTCGGTCCGGGTCTTGAGGGCAGCCTCGCGACGCGTTGGCCGGCATGCGAGCGTTCGCGCGCGTCTTGTCGGTTCGCGCTTGCATTCACTTGCACTCGCTTACACGCAGTGAGACCCGCTTGCGTAATGATTGCGGTTCTTAAGTTTCGCTTAATTGTTCCCTGCAACCATGGCGCTCATCCCCTGTTGAGCCGCCAGATCATCGGCGGCGCTTTTTCTTCAGGGGTGCCAAAAACGCGGCCAAAAACAGTCGGCCGCACGATAAGAAGGAGGTACGTCATGGTTGAAGAGATGGTAGTCGAACACCTGCGTGCGATGCCCGGCCATGAATGGACTCGCCAGATTCATTCCTGCAAGGTCTCCGATCCGCTGCAACCGCCTTGGGGCCGTTCATACCGGCTCGTCGAATGGACGATGAAGCACGCGCCCGAATCGAGC
This genomic window contains:
- a CDS encoding DUF2866 domain-containing protein; this encodes MVEEMVVEHLRAMPGHEWTRQIHSCKVSDPLQPPWGRSYRLVEWTMKHAPESSRRVVPAESTPLEIAQAVVSHVPGRRFCQQAD